One window from the genome of Saccharomyces mikatae IFO 1815 strain IFO1815 genome assembly, chromosome: 6 encodes:
- the SMKI06G0020 gene encoding N-acetyltransferase family protein (similar to Saccharomyces cerevisiae AAD10 (YJR155W)) — protein sequence MDAESIQWKSTANLHNGPAFFQPLTDSIEPLQFKLIGSETLATAFPVFNIKYIPDSLISYIFNLFNLEIESGNTYPQLNNLTKQEFLNYWFHSFAVIVLRTDKKFIEDDQDWHSVLLGTFYIKPNYAPRCSHNCNAGFLVNSAHRGQKVGYRLAQVYLKWAPLLGYKYSIFNLVFVTNQASWRIWDKLNFQRIGLVPRAGVLNGLNEPVDAIIYGKDLTKIEPEFLSMENP from the coding sequence ATGGATGCTGAATCCATTCAGTGGAAATCGACAGCAAATTTACATAATGGTCctgctttttttcaaccGCTGACTGACTCAATTGAACCATTACAGTTCAAACTTATTGGATCAGAAACACTAGCGACTGCATTTCCTGTATTCAACATTAAATATATACCAGACTCGCTTATTAGTTATATTTTTAACTTGTTCAATCTAGAAATCGAAAGTGGTAACACCTATCCACAATTGAATAACTTGACTAAACAGGAATTCTTGAATTATTGGTTTCACTCATTTGCTGTTATTGTTTTACGAACTGATAAGAAATTCATTGAGGATGATCAGGACTGGCATTCAGTTCTTTTAGGCACGTTCTATATCAAGCCCAACTATGCTCCGCGTTGCTCACACAATTGTAACGCTGGCTTTTTAGTGAACAGTGCTCATAGAGGTCAGAAGGTTGGTTATCGGCTTGCCCAGGTGTACTTAAAATGGGCACCATTATTGGGTTATAAATACTCTATTTTCAATCTTGTCTTTGTTACCAACCAAGCTAGTTGGAGAATCTGGGACAAAttaaattttcaaagaattggGTTAGTTCCTCGTGCTGGAGTCCTTAATGGTTTAAATGAGCCTGTAGATGCCATTATTTACGGTAAAGACTTGACAAAAATAGAACCtgaatttctttccatGGAAAATCCATAG
- the SMKI06G0030 gene encoding uncharacterized protein, giving the protein MSSIEKVMGSLYILLQQGKVLYLGVSDRPAWVVSATNYYSTSHGKTPFSVYQGKWNVFNRDIEREIIPMAKHFVMALAPWDVMEGGRFQSRKAMEKRKKNGEGLRSFFGTSKQTDVEVIISEALAKVAKEHGTESVTAIAISYVRSKAKHVFPLIGGRKIEHLKQNIRASSIELTPEKIEYLVSCSFRCRFSY; this is encoded by the coding sequence ATGAGttccattgaaaaagttatGGGCAGTCTGTACATCCTTTTGCAGCAGGGTAAAGTTCTCTACTTAGGCGTATCTGATAGACCTGCCTGGGTTGTCTCTGCAACAAATTACTACTCTACTTCTCACGGGAAAACTCCATTTAGTGTTTATCAAGGTAAGTGGAATGTGTTTAACAGAGACATTGAACGTGAAATAATACCAATGGCTAAGCATTTTGTTATGGCTTTAGCTCCATGGGATGTTATGGAGGGTGGAAGATTCCAGAGTAGAAAGGCAATGGAAAAGCGTAAGAAGAATGGAGAAGGTCTGcgttctttctttggtaCCTCCAAACAAACAGATGTGGAAGTTATAATTAGTGAAGCATTGGCTAAGGTTGCTAAGGAGCATGGCACTGAATCTGTTACTGCTATTGCTATTTCCTATGTCCGCTCTAAAGCGAAACATGTTTTCCCGTTGATTGGAGGAAGGAAAATTGAACATCTTAAACAGAACATCAGGGCTTCAAGCATTGAATTGACAccagaaaaaatagaataCCTGGTGAGTTGTTCCTTCCGATGTCGATTTTCCTACTAA
- the SMKI06G0040 gene encoding uncharacterized protein → MSDLFAPAPEPPTELGRLMILSKTAGIRVSPLILGGMSIGDAWSGVMGSMRKERAFELLDGFYEAGGNFIDTANNYQNEQSEAWIGEWIISRRLRD, encoded by the coding sequence ATGTCTGATTTATTTGCACCCGCACCTGAACCACCGACCGAGTTGGGTCGTCTTATGATCCTCTCCAAAACAGCAGGCATCAGGGTTTCTCCATTAATATTGGGAGGTATGTCGATTGGGGACGCCTGGTCAGGAGTCATGGGATCAATGAGAAAGGAGCGAGCTTTTGAGTTACTTGATGGTTTTTATGAGGCAGGTGGAAATTTCATTGATACTGCAAATAATTACCAAAATGAACAATCAGAGGCTTGGATCGGTGAATGGATTATTTCAAGAAGATTGCGTGATTAA
- the AQY3 gene encoding Aqy3p (similar to Saccharomyces cerevisiae YFL054C): protein MSYKSGRSTSSSESVRSPMVKEIANENVAWEENVKGSGNNNRADTTTSMRRLSEARKASETGRLSRNKLSPLTPLKKESGEMGSSVKPQSSSMGFTYSLPNLKALNSFSDVEQARMMRNYLSGGVSQGNSNNYVDPLYRQLNPNMGGTKNKPVWSLNQPLPHVLDRGLAAKMIQKNMDARSRASSRRGSTDISRAGSTTSVKDWKRLLRGGVPNKKLGDIEAQTQRTNTVDLDVASTTLGPENPQKPSNKHIENVQRKKKRSLHNVNFSFGDESYASSVADVESRKLNDTQTIDGSTPTYAKLPEERIEEKNKDVSALDGNEICVSEEDDQSPMTFPNYWAKIRYHMREPFAEFLGTLVLVIFGVGGNLQATVTKGSGGSYESLSFAWGFGCMLGVYVAGGVSGGHINPTVTISMAIFRKFPWKKVPVYIVAQIIGAYFGGAMAYGYFWSSITEFEGGPHIRTTATGACLFTDPKSYVTWRNAFFDEFIGASILVGCLMALLDDSNAPPGNGMTALIIGFLVAAIGMALGYQTSFTINPARDLGPRIFASMIGYGPHAFHLTHWWWTWGAWGGPIAGGIAGALVYDVFIFTGCESPINYPDNGYIENRVGKILHAEFHQHDSTDLPAIETEDNSNSNAGSKKSTPITS, encoded by the coding sequence ATGAGTTACAAATCTGGGAGGTCAACTTCCTCTTCTGAGAGTGTAAGGTCACCAATGGTAAAAGAAATTGCTAATGAGAATGTAGCTTGGGAAGAAAATGTTAAAGGTTCTGGGAACAATAATAGAGCTGATACCACTACTTCAATGCGGAGACTAAGTGAGGCTCGAAAGGCATCTGAAACAGGAAGATTATCGAGAAATAAGCTTTCTCCTTTGACACCACTGAAAAAAGAGTCTGGTGAGATGGGGTCCTCTGTGAAACCTCAGTCTTCTTCCATGGGGTTTACATATTCCTTACCCAATCTAAAGGCTTTGAACAGTTTTTCTGATGTTGAGCAAGCGCGCATGATGCGTAACTATCTGTCTGGTGGCGTAAGTCAGGGCAATAGTAACAATTATGTAGATCCGCTATATCGTCAACTGAATCCAAACATGGGCGGTACCAAAAATAAACCAGTTTGGAGTCTAAACCAGCCATTACCACATGTATTGGATCGGGGTTTGGCAGCAAAGATGATACAAAAGAATATGGATGCGAGATCCCGTGCATCTTCGAGACGAGGATCAACAGATATCTCGAGAGCCGGTTCTACTACCTCAGTAAAAGATTGGAAAAGGCTCCTCAGAGGTGGAGTaccaaacaaaaaacttggGGATATCGAAGCGCAAACACAACGCACAAATACTGTTGATTTAGATGTCGCATCCACCACATTGGGACCTGAAAACCCTCAAAAGCCTTCTAACAAGCACATTGAAAACGTTCAGCGTAAAAAAAAGCGCTCTCTACATAACgtcaacttttcttttggtgaCGAGAGCTATGCATCCTCTGTAGCTGATGTAGAATCTAGAAAACTGAATGACACGCAAACTATTGATGGTTCTACTCCAACTTACGCAAAGCTTCCTGAAGAACGcattgaagagaaaaataaagatgtGAGTGCGTTAGACGGTAATGAAATTTGTGTCTCGGAAGAAGACGATCAGAGTCCCATGACATTCCCAAATTATTGGGCGAAAATTCGGTATCATATGCGAGAACCATTTGCAGAGTTTCTCGGGACGCTTGTActtgttatttttggtgTTGGTGGCAATCTTCAAGCAACGGTAACCAAAGGTAGTGGTGGTTCGTATGAATCCCTGTCATTTGCATGGGGTTTTGGTTGTATGCTTGGTGTTTATGTCGCAGGCGGTGTTAGTGGTGGTCATATCAACCCTACTGTTACAATTTCAATGGCAATATTTCGAAAATTTCCCTGGAAAAAGGTTCCTGTATATATAGTTGCTCAAATTATTGGTGCTTATTTCGGAGGAGCTATGGCTTATGGTTATTTTTGGAGTTCGATTACAGAATTTGAAGGAGGTCCACATATAAGAACTACAGCAACTGGTGCGTGTCTCTTCACCGATCCAAAATCTTACGTAACGTGGAGAAACGCTTTCTTTGACGAGTTCATAGGTGCCTCTATACTTGTTGGTTGTTTGATGGCACTGTTGGACGATAGTAATGCCCCACCCGGGAATGGTATGACCGCATTAATTATTGGATTTTTAGTTGCTGCAATTGGTATGGCCCTTGGGTATCAGACAAGTTTCACCATCAACCCAGCGAGAGATCTTGGCCCTCGTATATTTGCTTCTATGATTGGTTATGGTCCACATGCTTTCCATCTTACACACTGGTGGTGGACATGGGGAGCCTGGGGCGGTCCAATTGCCGGTGGTATTGCTGGTGCCCTCGTATATGACGTATTTATTTTCACTGGATGTGAATCTCCAATTAACTATCCCGATAATGGCTATATTGAGAATAGGGTAGGTAAAATCTTGCATGCTGAATTTCACCAGCATGATAGTACTGACTTGCCAGCGATCGAAACTGAAGATAATAGCAACAGCAATGCTGGTAGCAAGAAATCTACCCCTATTACGTCCTAA
- the DAK2 gene encoding dihydroxyacetone kinase (similar to Saccharomyces cerevisiae DAK2 (YFL053W)), which produces MSHKQFKSDGNIVTPYLLGLARSNPGLTVIKHDRVVFRTASAPSSGNPPKVSLVSGGGSGHEPTHAGFIGDGALDAIAAGAIFASPSTKQIYSAIKAVESPKGTLIIVKNYTGDIIHFGLAAERAKAAGMKVELVAVGDDVSVGKKKGSLVGRRGLGATVLVHKIAGAAASHGLELSEVAKVAQSVVDNSVTIAASLDHCTVPGHKPEAILGEDEYEIGMGIHNESGTYKSSPLPSIPELVSQMLPLLLDEDEDRSYVKFEPTDNVVLMVNNMGGMSNLELGYAAEVISEQLIEKYQIVPKRTITGAFITALNGPGFGITLMNATKAGADTLKYFDYPTTACGWNQMYHSAKDWEVLADGQIPTAPSLKTLRNEKVSGVKADYDIFAKILLAGIAKINEVEPKVTWYDTIAGDGDCGTTLVSGGEALKEAIENHTLRLEDAALGIEDIAYMVEDSMGGTSGGLYSIYLSALAQGVRDSGDKELTADTFKNASSVALDALYKYTRARPGYRTLIDALQPFVEALKAGKGPRAAAQAAHDGAEKTRKMDALVGRASYVAKEELRKLDSEGGLPDPGAVGLAALLDGFVTAAGY; this is translated from the coding sequence ATGTCTCACAAACAATTCAAATCAGATGGAAACATCGTTACTCCTTACTTACTCGGCCTCGCTCGAAGCAATCCAGGGCTTACAGTAATTAAGCATGACCGAGTAGTTTTCCGGACTGCTTCAGCTCCAAGTTCAGGGAATCCACCTAAAGTGTCTTTGGTCTCAGGGGGTGGTAGTGGTCATGAACCAACGCATGCTGGTTTTATTGGCGATGGTGCCCTAGATGCGATTGCAGCGGGAGCAATTTTTGCTTCTCCTTCAACTAAACAGATTTATTCTGCTATTAAGGCTGTTGAATCTCCAAAGGGCACTTTGATCATTGTGAAAAATTACACCGGTGATATCATACATTTTGGTCTTGCTGCTGAAAGAGCTAAAGCTGCTGGAATGAAGGTAGAACTTGTTGCTGTGGGAGATGATGTCTCTGTCggcaaaaagaaaggttCATTAGTCGGACGTCGAGGTCTTGGGGCTACCGTGTTGGTGCATAAAATTGCTGGCGCTGCTGCTTCGCATGGATTAGAGTTATCTGAAGTTGCCAAAGTTGCTCAGTCGGTTGTCGATAATAGTGTCACAATTGCTGCATCACTTGATCACTGCACGGTTCCTGGCCACAAACCTGAAGCTATTCTCGGTGAAGATGAGTATGAAATTGGCATGGGTATTCATAATGAATCTGGTACCTACAAGTCTTCTCCATTGCCATCAATTCCTGAACTTGTATCTCAAATGCTGCCTTTACTTCTcgatgaggatgaagacCGTTCTTATGTGAAATTTGAACCCACGGATAATGTAGTCCTCATGGTTAACAACATGGGTGGTATGTCAAATCTAGAGTTAGGTTATGCAGCTGAGGTCATTTCTGAAcaattgattgaaaagTATCAAATTGTGCccaaaagaacaatcaCTGGAGCATTCATTACTGCTTTGAATGGGCCAGGATTTGGTATCACTTTGATGAACGCTACGAAAGCGGGCGCTGATACTCTCAAGTATTTCGATTATCCCACCACAGCATGTGGGTGGAATCAAATGTACCATTCTGCGAAAGATTGGGAAGTCCTTGCTGACGGCCAAATTCCAACTGCGCCTTCTTTAAAAACattaagaaatgaaaaggttTCTGGTGTAAAAGCTGattatgatatttttgCTAAAATTTTGCTTGCTGGAATTGCCAAGATTAATGAAGTTGAACCAAAGGTTACATGGTACGATACCATTGCAGGAGATGGTGATTGCGGAACCACACTTGTGTCCGGTGGTGAAGCATTGAAGGAAGCCATCGAAAACCACACTTTGCGTCTCGAAGATGCTGCCCTTGGTATTGAGGATATTGCGTATATGGTTGAAGATTCTATGGGTGGTACCTCCGGTGGCTTATACTCTATCTACCTATCCGCTCTCGCACAGGGCGTTAGAGATTCCGGGGATAAAGAACTTACCGCAgacactttcaaaaatgctTCTAGTGTTGCATTGGATGCTTTGTATAAGTATACGAGAGCACGTCCAGGCTACAGGACTTTGATCGATGCTCTCCAACCTTTCGTTGAAGCACTGAAGGCCGGAAAGGGTCCCAGAGCTGCTGCCCAAGCTGCCCACGATGGTGCTGAGAAGACAAGGAAGATGGATGCCCTCGTTGGGCGTGCTTCTTACGTGGCTAAGGAGGAACTGAGAAAACTCGACAGTGAAGGTGGATTACCAGATCCAGGTGCAGTTGGCCTTGCTGCATTACTTGACGGGTTTGTTACAGCTGCCGGATACTAG
- the ZNF1 gene encoding DNA-binding domain containing protein: MMKVPKTLIDQCLRLYNDKLYVIWPLLCYDDLHKLLEERYDENCVYWFLVSLSAATLSDLQTEIESEEGVTFTGKQLSSSCMSSRHEFDDFNGSDIFKIMTYYCLNRCYAQMSNSRTSYRLSCEAVGLIKLAGYHREETLERLPFNEQQLGRKVYYLLLLTERYFSVYTHCATSLDTTIAPPQPEIVTDPRLSLDSFLEMIRVFTVPGKCFFDALATDCANVTCTEESLKKIWKELHTVPLEIEPWSYGYVDISFSRHWIRTLAWKLVLQISGMRISFLSNNKNAHIPVEVARDMLEDTFLIPNNLYAVHGPGISVKALEIADALVDVVNQYDPKIESEAWSFLFDISKFVFSLKHCDSTLVDKFKKKCQCALITLPISKPLETTDRTKEEADKIVN, encoded by the coding sequence ATGATGAAGGTCCCAAAGACACTCATCGATCAATGTCTGCGGCTGTATAACGATAAACTGTATGTGATCTGGCCTTTACTTTGCTATGATGATCTTCACAAGCTTTTAGAGGAGAGATACGATGAAAACTGTGTGTACTGGTTTTTGGTTTCTCTTTCAGCGGCCACTCTTAGCGATTTACAGACTGAAATTGAATCCGAAGAGGGGGTTACATTTACAGGGAAGCAGCTGTCGAGTTCGTGCATGTCGTCACGCCACGAATTTGACGATTTCAATGGCAGTGACATATTCAAGATTATGACATATTACTGCTTGAACCGGTGTTACGCACAGATGTCTAATTCAAGAACTTCATACCGACTTTCTTGTGAAGCTGTAGGGCTCATCAAGCTGGCTGGATACCATCGCGAGGAAACTTTAGAACGTCTCCCTTTCAATGAGCAGCAACTTGGAAGAAAGGTTTACTATTTACTTCTCTTGACGGAGAGATACTTTTCTGTATATACACATTGTGCTACAAGTCTGGATACCACGATAGCTCCACCACAGCCGGAGATTGTAACCGATCCCCGGCTTTCTCTGGATAGCTTCCTGGAAATGATTAGGGTGTTCACTGTACCAGGAAAATGCTTCTTTGATGCTTTAGCTACCGATTGCGCTAATGTAACTTGTACTGAAgaatctttaaaaaaaatatggaaGGAACTTCATACGGTGCCGCTCGAGATAGAGCCCTGGTCCTACGGTTATGTAGACATATCATTTTCGCGGCACTGGATTAGAACACTTGCTTGGAAGCtggttcttcaaataagTGGTATGCGAATTAGTTTCCTTTCGAACAACAAAAACGCGCATATTCCCGTAGAGGTCGCTAGAGACATGTTGGAAGACACATTTTTGATCCCGAACAATCTCTATGCGGTACACGGTCCTGGAATATCAGTGAAGGCACTAGAAATAGCGGACGCATTAGTGGACGTCGTGAACCAGTATGATCCGAAAATCGAGTCAGAGGCGTGGAGTTTTCTGTTCGATATATCtaagtttgttttttctcttaaGCATTGTGATAGCACATTGGTTGAtaagtttaaaaaaaagtgccAGTGTGCACTTATCACGCTTCCTATCTCTAAGCCATTAGAAACTACAGATAGaactaaagaagaagccGATAAGATTGTTAACTAA
- the SMKI06G0080 gene encoding uncharacterized protein, with amino-acid sequence MRKFFEALALISRDHERTPFPWTGEEPWLDTNESFRDGINAEAELKDKDSVFFFWKKALQVRKEHNDILVYGHTLQFFDLDNDILFMFTKDMDSKKKVLPFSISVATTQISKSLIKGLLELYFPATLQNQMASRVPYSNGKEGFTHKVMMALVFIFVCFCRDS; translated from the coding sequence atgagaaagtTCTTTGAAGCTTTAGCTTTGATTTCCAGGGACCATGAAAGAACACCTTTCCCATGGACTGGTGAAGAACCTTGGTTGGATACAAATGAATCGTTTAGGGACGGCATTAACGCAGAAGCTGAGTTGAAAGACAAAGactctgttttctttttctggaAAAAGGCCTTGCAGGTTAGAAAAGAGCACAATGATATTCTTGTGTACGGACATACCCTccaattctttgatttaGATAACGACATATTGTTCATGTTCACCAAAGATATGGatagtaaaaagaaagttttacctttttcaatttcagtAGCAACAACACAAATTTCCAAGTCCCTGATAAAAGGGCTTCTTGAACTATATTTTCCAGCAACTCTGCAGAATCAGATGGCAAGTCGCGTACCTTACAGCAATGGTAAGGAAGGTTTTACTCATAAAGTAATGATGGCATTAGTGTTTATTTTCGTATGTTTCTGTAGAGATTCGTAA
- the SMKI06G0090 gene encoding uncharacterized protein translates to MYSKVEGLPDAPITDPTVPYQDGTAFFINGPRIHEYHKEMRQYMISQVPEGKEIMTVGEVGIGNENDFKDYTNAKEG, encoded by the coding sequence ATGTACTCTAAAGTCGAAGGCTTGCCAGATGCTCCTATTACTGATCCAACCGTTCCTTACCAGGATGGGACAGCTTTCTTCATAAATGGACCACGTATTCACGAGTACCATAAGGAAATGCGTCAATATATGATTTCTCAAGTCCCAGAAGGCAAAGAAATTATGACTGTTGGTGAAGTTGGTATCgggaatgaaaatgactTTAAGGACTACACTAATGCCAAGGAGGGATAA
- the SMKI06G0100 gene encoding sugar porter family MFS transporter, protein MTSVGTNLPNECIPMEAVEGSRLSADNSSHLSAPTVEENKDFPNSTGEEAEEIVLPEKPASAYVTVSIMCLCMAFGGFMSGWDTGTISGFVNQTDFLRRFGNYSHSKGTYYLSNVRTGLIVSIFNVGSAIGCLFLSKLGDIYGRCMGLIIVIVVYMVGIVIQIASVDKWYQYFIGRIIAGIGAGSISVLAPMLISETAPKHIRGTLLACWQLMVTFAIFLGYCTNYGTKTYSNSVQWRVPLGLCFAWAIIMIGGMMFVPESPRFLVQVKKTEQARASFAKSNKLSVDDPAVIAEIDLLVAGVEAEEAMGTASWKELFSTKTKVFQRLSMTVMINSLQQLTGDNYFFYYGTTIFKSVGMTDSFETSIVLGIVNFASCFFSLYSVDKLGRRKCLLLGAATMTACMVIYASVGVTRLYPNGKNQPSSKGAGNCMIVFTCFYIFCFSCTWGPVCYVIISETFPLRVRSKCMSVATAANLLWGFLIGFFTPFITSAIDFYYGYVFMGCLAFSYFYVFFFVPETKGLSLEEVDEMWIDGVLPWKSTSWVPASRRNADYDNEKLQHDEKPLYKRLF, encoded by the coding sequence ATGACTTCTGTTGGAACTAACTTACCGAATGAATGTATTCCTATGGAGGCTGTAGAAGGTAGCCGTTTGTCGGCGGATAATTCCTCGCATCTTTCAGCACCAACTGTGGAGGAGAACAAAGATTTTCCTAATAGTACTGGGGAAGAGGCAGAGGAGATTGTTCTCCCAGAGAAGCCTGCTTCTGCCTATGTTACTGTCTCTATTATGTGTTTGTGTATGGCGTTTGGTGGATTTATGTCTGGTTGGGATACTGGTACAATTTCTGGGTTTGTCAACCAGACTGATTTCTTAAGAAGATTTGGTAATTATAGTCATTCCAAAGGCACTTACTACTTGTCTAATGTGAGAACTGGGTTGATTGTGTCTATCTTTAATGTGGGAAGTGCCATTGGCTGTCTTTTCCTGTCTAAACTTGGTGATATTTATGGTCGTTGCATGGGTTTAATCATAGTTATTGTCGTTTATATGGTTGGTATTGTTATTCAGATTGCCTCTGTGGATAAATGGTATCAATATTTTATTGGAAGGATTATCGCTGGTATTGGTGCTGGCTCTATCAGTGTTCTTGCTCCAATGCTTATTTCAGAAACTGCACCAAAGCATATCAGAGGTACGTTGCTTGCTTGTTGGCAATTGATGGTGACATTCGCCATTTTCCTGGGTTATTGTACTAATTATGGTACTAAAACTTACTCAAATTCTGTTCAATGGCGTGTTCCTCTTGGTCTATGTTTTGCATGGGCCATTATCATGATCGGAGGTATGATGTTCGTCCCGGAATCGCCTCGGTTTCTGGTACAAGTTAAGAAGACTGAACAAGCTAGAGCTTCCTTTGCCAAGTCAAATAAGCTTAGCGTTGACGATCCTGCTGTGATTGCCGAGATCGATCTTCTTGTAGCGGGTGTTGAGGCCGAAGAAGCAATGGGAACAGCTTCTTGGAAGGAATTATTTTCGACAAAGACTAAAGTGTTCCAACGTTTATCAATGACGGTCATGATTAACTCTTTGCAACAACTTACTGGTGATaactatttcttctactaCGGTACTACTATCTTCAAATCTGTTGGTATGACCGACTCTTTCGAGACTTCTATTGTATTGGGTATCGTTAATTTTGCTTcatgtttcttttcactTTACTCAGTTGATAAGTTAGGCCGTCGTAAATGTCTTTTGCTTGGGGCAGCTACCATGACAGCCTGCATGGTTATTTATGCTTCTGTTGGTGTTACAAGATTATATCCCAATGGTAAGAACCAGCCATCATCCAAAGGTGCTGGTAATTGTATGATTGTCTTTACTTGTTTCTACATTTTCTGCTTTTCCTGCACTTGGGGACCGGTTTGTTATGTGATTATTTCTGAAACATTTCCACTAAGAGTGAGATCCAAGTGTATGTCAGTTGCAACTGCGGCCAACTTGCTATGGGGTTTCCTGATTGGGTTTTTCACACCTTTCATTACGTCAGCAATTGATTTCTACTATGGTTACGTTTTCATGGGCTGCTTAGCGTTTTCGTATTTTTacgttttcttctttgttccAGAAACAAAGGGACTTTCtttagaagaagttgaCGAAATGTGGATAGACGGGGTTTTACCATGGAAATCCACATCCTGGGTCCCAGCTTCTAGAAGAAATGCTGATTACGATAATGAGAAATTACAACATGACGAGAAACCTTTGTACAAGAGATTGTTTTAA